Proteins encoded within one genomic window of Cryptococcus tetragattii IND107 chromosome 12, whole genome shotgun sequence:
- a CDS encoding leucine-tRNA ligase, with product MAANVNHNAPAGAVVVMEKTDKRDYLIDLEKTAQASWAEQQLFETNPPPLPEGINSYSEFFASGKSMEEIHEKNPKWFGTFPYAYMNGSLHLGHAFTISKVEFAAGFERMRGKRVLFPVGYHATGMPIKAASDKLIREMEMFGEDFSRYKEDEPEEVEPAAATAAPAKSLESTDPSKAKKGKLNAKSTGLTYQFQILELIGVPRDELKKFADPYHWLHYFPPIAKEDLSGLGARVDWRRQFVTTDANLYFDSFVRWQMNKLYKQNRVKFGKRYTIYSPKDGQPCMDHDRASGEAVNPQEYTAVKMEVLEWGPTVPEGVKKAIGGKKVWMVAATLRPETMYGQTNCFVGPNLKYGLFEASDNELFLVTERSARNMAFQGIFDRPKGACNKVADIMGSDLLGTKVNPPFGLVKEVYVLPMEGVLATKGTGVVTSVPSDSPDDYRTLMDLRKKAEMYKIKPEWAAVDPIPVLKTPKYGDMAAEVLCTELKIQSQRDKDKLAEAKDLAYKEGFYNGVMTVGDFVGTPVVDAKPKVREQMIQAGLACPYAEPESEVISRSADVCVVALVDQWYLDYGEDGWKTQAFKLLDKLNTYQDETRHAFVGVLNWLNQWACARSYGLGSKLPWDPVWLIESLSDSTVYMSYYTVANLLHQDMFGKNPGPLGITPEQMTDEVWEYVLADGQLPPNSPVDAEKAAQLKYHFNYFYPLDVRSSGKDLIPNHLTFWIYCHTALFPEKQWPKAVRINGHLMLNGKKMSKSTGNFLTMKEATNKYGSDATRLTLADAGDDITDANFEETVANAAILRLHTCSTWAEEMKSTKDQLRTGEWNDFDRGFRAEMDALIKEAYGAFEQMEYKRALKAGLYDFENARNWYRMVSDPVNSGSGMHRDLVFAWLRAHALLITPFTPHYSEHIWKNVLGETSTIQTALFPEPSGPIDPAVLEQTEYLRGVVDAIRSAEAQAGKKKGKKAAAAVYDPSKPKKVRMYVAKNFPEWQEKAIGVIKNHAWDGEKVDDVKLRKGLEEVGLMKDKKVMPFCQAFKRKLAVSGPSAFDRTLTFDELYSLKMLAPLIKSSLRFEEIDVLSVEEAREIIEKDGEKEGWTKEKVEVAEPAVPGVQFWNV from the exons ATGGCCGCCAACGTAAACCACAATGCGCCTGCCGGGGCTGTCGTGGtcatggagaag ACCGACAAGAGAGATTACCTTATTGACCTCGAAAAGACCGCTCAGGCTTCTTGGGCCGAGCAGCAGCTCTTTGAGACCAacccccctcctcttcctgagGGTATCAACTCTTACTCTGAATTCTTCGCTTCCGGCAAGTCTATGGAGGAGATTCACGAGAAGAACCCCAAATGGTTCGGTACTTTTCCTTATGCCTACATGAACGgttctctccatcttggTCACGCTTTCACCATCAGCAAGGTTGAGTTTGCGGCCGGTTTCGAAAGAATGCGTGGGAAGAGGGTCTTGTTCCCTGTTGGATACCACGCTACTGGTATGCCTATCAAG GCCGCCTCTGACAAGCTTATCCGAGAAATGGAGATGTTTGGTGAGGACTTTTCTAGATACAAGGAGGACGAGCCCGAGGAGGTTGAGCCCGCCGCTGCTACCGCTGCTCCCGCCAAGTCTCTCGAGTCTACCGACCCTtccaaggccaagaagggaaagctCAACGCCAAGTCTACCGGTCTCACCTACCAATTCCAAATCCTTGAGCTCATCGGTGTCCCCCGTGACGAGCTCAAGAAGTTTGCTGACCCGTACCACTGGCTCCACTATTTCCCTCCTATTGCCAAGGAAGACTTGAGCGGTCTCGGTGCTAGGGTTGACTGGAGGAGGCAATTCGTTACCA CCGATGCGAACCTCTACTTCGACAGCTTCGTCCGATGGCAAATGAACAAGCTTTACAAGCAAAACCGTGTCAAGTTCGGCAAGCGATACACCATTTACTCCCCCAAGGACGGACAACCCTGTATGGACCATGACCGTGCCAGTGGTGAGGCTGTCAACCCTCAAGAATACACTGCTGTCAAGATGGAAGTGCTCGAATGGGGACCTACTGTTCCTGAGggagtgaagaaggctaTCGGAGGCAAGAAGGTCTGGATGGTTGCTGCTACCCTCCGACCTGAGACTATGTACGGTCAGACCAACTGTTTTGTTGGTCCCAACCTCAAATACGGTCTCTTTGAGGCTTCCGACAATGAGCTTTTCCTTGTTACTGAGCGATCAGCCCGTAACATGGCCTTCCAGGGTATCTTTGACCGACCTAAAGGTGCTTGCAACAAGGTTGCGGACATTATGGGTTCCGATTTGCTCGGTACCAAGGTCAACCCGCCGTTCGGTCTCGTCAAGGAGGTCTATGTCCTCCCAATGGAGGGTGTCCTCGCCACCAAG GGTACCGGTGTGGTTACTTCTGTCCCATCCGACTCCCCTGATGACTACCGAACCCTCATGGACCTCCGTAAGAAGGCCGAGATGTACAAGATCAAGCCCGAATGGGCTGCCGTTGACCCCATCCCCGTACTCAAAACTCCCAAGTACGGCGACATGGCCGCCGAAGTCCTCTGTACTGAGCTCAAGATCCAATCTCAGCGTGACAAAGACAAGCTTGCCGAGGCCAAGGATCTCGCTTACAAGGAGGGCTTCTACAACGGTGTCATGACCGTTGGTGACTTTGTTGGTACTCCTGTTGTTGATGCCAAGCCCAAGGTCCGAGAGCAGATGATCCAAGCTGGTTTGGCTTGCCCTTATGCTGAACCCGAGAGTGAAGTCATCTCACGAAGTGCCGACGTTTGTGTTGTTGCCCTCGTTGACCAGTGGTACCTTGACTACGGAGAAGACGGCTGGAAGACTCAGGCTTTCAA ACTTCTCGATAAGCTCAACACTTACCAGGACGAGACCAGACACGCCTTTGTGGGTGTCCTCAATTGGCTCAACCAATGGGCGTGCGCTCGTTCTTACGGTCTCGGTTCTAAACTCCCTTGGGACCCTGTCTGGCTTATCGAGTCTCTCTCGGACTCCACCGTCTACATGTCCTACTACACTGTcgccaatctccttcaccaagACATGTTCGGCAAGAACCCCGGCCCTCTTGGCATTACCCCTGAGCAGATGACTGACGAGGTCTGGGAGTACGTCCTCGCTGACGGTCAGCTCCCTCCCAACAGCCCTGTCGACGCCGAGAAGGCGGCTCAGCTCAAGTACCATTTCAACTACTTTTACCCTCTCGACGTCCGATCGTCCGGTAAGGACCTTATCCCTAACCACTTGACCTTCTGGATTTACTGCCACACTGCTCTCTTCCCTGAAAAGCAGTGGCCCAAGGCTGTCAGGATCAACGGTCACTTGATGCTtaatggaaagaagatgtcCAAGTCTACCGGTAACTTCTTGACCATGAAGGAGGCTACCAATAAGTACGGTTCCGACGCTACGAGGTTGACCCTTGCCGACGCTGGTGACGACATCACCGATGCCAA CTTTGAGGAGACTGTCGCCAACGCTGCTATTCTTCGACTCCACACCTGCTCCACTTGGGCTGAAGAGATGAAATCTACCAAGGATCAGCTCAGGACCGGCGAATGGAACGACTTTGACCGTGGCTTCAGGGCCGAGATGGACGCTCTCATCAAGGAAGCTTACGGCGCTTTTGAGCAAATGGAGTACAAGCGTGCCCTCAAGGCGGGTCTCTATGACTTTGAAAACGCCCGAAACTGGTACCGAATGGTGTCTGACCCCGTCAACAGTGGCTCCGGCATGCACCGCGATCTCGTCTTCGCCTGGCTCCGCGCCCACgccctcctcatcacccCCTTCACCCCCCACTATTCGGAGCACATCTGGAAGAACGTCCTCGGCGAAACTTCCACCATCCAAACCGCTCTTTTCCCCGAACCTTCAGGCCCCATCGACCCTGCTGTCCTCGAGCAGACTGAGTATCTCCGTGGCGTCGTCGACGCTATCCGATCTGCCGAGGCCCAGGCtggtaagaagaagggaaagaaggctgctgccGCCGTCTACGACCCTAGCAAACCCAAGAAGGTCAGGATGTACGTTGCCAAGAACTTCCCTGAATGGCAAGAAAAGGCTATCGGTGTCATCAAGAACCATGCCTGGGATGGCGAGAAGGTGGACGACGTTAAACTCAggaagggtttggaggaggttggCTTAATGAAGGACAAAAAGGTTATGCCTTTCTGCCAGGCTTTCAAG AGGAAACTTGCTGTCTCAGGTCCTTCTGCCTTTGACCGAACTCTTACCTTCGACGAACTCTACTCTCTCAAGATGCTCGCTCCCCTCAtcaaatcttctctccgATTCGAGGAAATTGACGTACTCAGTGTGGAGGAGGCCAGGGAGAtcattgagaaggatggtgaaaaggaaggatggaccaaggagaaggttgaggTTGCCGAGCCCGCTGTCCCTGGTGTTCAATTCTGGAACGTATAG